Proteins encoded together in one Pelagicoccus enzymogenes window:
- the moeB gene encoding molybdopterin-synthase adenylyltransferase MoeB — translation MSPTDTHPLSSLELARYSRHILLEEIGVAGQQKLKNAKVLVIGAGGLGSPAALYLAAAGVGTIGLADFDKVELHNLQRQIIHGQSDVDRPKIESAKDTLTEINPHVKLQFHDEGLQPHNAIALFSQYDIIVDGTDNFATRYLNNDAAYLAGKPLVYGSIFKFEGQASFFHPKASGPCYRCLFPEPPPPGSVPNCGEAGVMGALCGIVGSIQSMETIKYITGIGENLSGKLLFIDTLNMGFKTLKLKKDPHCPLCGEKPTYTSIEAENYQETCETKLESPNNTSIKNDMNESPIEIDVTTTKAKLAEGESILIDVREQYEREICSIDGSVHIPMGEIPARLNELPKNKEILVHCHHGGRSLRVVQFLRQNGFTRSTNVAGGIDSWATQIDSSLQRY, via the coding sequence ATGTCTCCGACTGACACTCATCCTCTCAGCTCCCTAGAACTCGCTCGCTACAGTCGACATATATTGCTCGAAGAAATCGGCGTCGCCGGACAACAAAAGCTGAAAAACGCCAAAGTTCTGGTCATCGGAGCCGGCGGTCTGGGAAGCCCAGCGGCACTTTACCTTGCGGCGGCGGGCGTGGGAACAATCGGGCTGGCCGACTTCGACAAGGTGGAGCTCCACAACTTGCAGAGACAAATCATACACGGCCAATCCGACGTTGACCGACCCAAAATCGAATCCGCCAAAGACACCCTGACGGAGATCAACCCGCACGTGAAGCTCCAGTTTCACGACGAAGGCTTGCAGCCGCACAACGCCATAGCCCTCTTCTCCCAATACGATATTATCGTGGACGGGACCGACAACTTCGCGACGCGTTATCTCAACAATGACGCTGCCTACCTAGCCGGGAAACCATTGGTCTACGGAAGCATCTTCAAATTCGAAGGCCAGGCTTCCTTCTTCCACCCAAAGGCAAGCGGGCCCTGCTACCGCTGCCTCTTTCCCGAACCTCCGCCTCCCGGCAGCGTTCCCAATTGCGGCGAAGCCGGGGTTATGGGAGCTCTCTGCGGAATCGTCGGCAGTATCCAGTCCATGGAGACTATCAAATATATTACTGGCATCGGCGAAAACCTATCGGGCAAATTACTCTTTATCGACACGCTCAACATGGGCTTCAAAACCTTGAAGCTAAAAAAAGACCCCCACTGTCCGCTCTGCGGAGAGAAACCGACCTACACTTCCATCGAAGCCGAAAACTACCAAGAAACCTGCGAAACGAAACTGGAATCCCCCAACAACACTTCCATAAAAAACGATATGAACGAATCACCGATCGAAATCGACGTTACGACGACGAAAGCCAAACTTGCTGAAGGCGAAAGCATCCTAATAGACGTTCGCGAACAATACGAACGCGAAATCTGCTCGATCGATGGAAGCGTACACATTCCGATGGGCGAGATTCCCGCGCGCCTGAACGAGCTCCCGAAGAACAAGGAGATTCTCGTGCATTGCCACCATGGAGGACGCAGCTTGCGAGTCGTCCAGTTCCTACGCCAAAACGGCTTCACCCGCTCCACCAACGTGGCAGGCGGTATCGACTCTTGGGCTACCCAAATAGACAGCAGCCTGCAGCGTTACTAG
- a CDS encoding helix-turn-helix domain-containing protein has translation MITNTQKQIAATKAKLEALEKKAAAEAAKKLTNLHENLGFATRADLIAALSSLESGGAKRGRKPKAATKKAAKPAKAGKRAKRAKITEELKAKVIEAVNNGGKGADIAKEFGISIPSLQNIKKAAGLTKPRGKK, from the coding sequence ATGATCACAAATACGCAAAAGCAAATCGCTGCTACAAAAGCCAAGCTCGAAGCCCTCGAAAAGAAGGCTGCTGCAGAGGCTGCCAAGAAGTTGACTAACCTTCACGAGAACCTTGGTTTCGCGACTCGTGCCGATCTGATCGCCGCACTCTCGAGCCTTGAATCTGGTGGAGCCAAGCGCGGACGCAAGCCAAAGGCCGCAACTAAGAAGGCTGCTAAACCTGCTAAGGCTGGCAAGCGCGCCAAGCGGGCTAAGATCACTGAAGAGCTCAAGGCCAAGGTAATCGAAGCTGTCAACAATGGCGGCAAGGGTGCGGATATTGCCAAGGAATTTGGTATTTCCATCCCGTCTTTGCAGAACATCAAGAAAGCTGCCGGGCTCACCAAGCCGCGCGGCAAGAAGTAG
- a CDS encoding helix-turn-helix transcriptional regulator, protein MLRIHQELKRGLYPNCSTLARELEVSTKTIARDMDFIRDRMLLPVEYHPSKHGYYYTREVESLPTIDISEGELLALSIAQKAMDHYRGTPFEKPLSNALNKLAASLPDTITANLTALSDTISFRHGSTSQIEDSLLNTFTRSALDKIEVSFDYRKLGAKSPERRTLQAYHITNFLGKWYAIGLDTSRNAIRTFLLSRANDAKLNGNAFSVPESFSAEDYLGSSFGIYSPEGKHRVKIKFLNPISEYISENIWHPSQTVEYHQDGSITVSFNLGSLVEVSSWILSWGENAIALSPKALRSQLRDTVSKIASHYRE, encoded by the coding sequence ATGCTCCGCATACACCAAGAGCTCAAAAGAGGCCTTTATCCCAATTGCTCAACGCTCGCCCGAGAGCTCGAAGTAAGCACTAAGACGATAGCGAGAGACATGGATTTCATCCGCGACCGCATGCTACTACCGGTCGAATACCACCCCTCCAAACACGGTTACTACTACACCCGAGAAGTGGAGAGCCTCCCGACAATAGACATTTCAGAAGGCGAACTGCTCGCTTTGTCTATCGCGCAAAAAGCGATGGACCACTATCGCGGCACCCCCTTCGAAAAACCCCTTTCCAATGCTTTAAACAAGCTCGCAGCCAGTCTCCCGGATACAATAACCGCCAACCTGACCGCCCTGAGCGATACGATATCCTTTCGCCACGGCAGCACTTCCCAAATTGAAGATAGCCTGCTCAATACCTTTACACGCTCCGCCCTCGACAAAATCGAAGTCAGCTTTGACTACCGAAAACTGGGAGCCAAGTCGCCCGAACGTCGTACGCTACAAGCTTACCACATCACCAACTTCCTCGGAAAATGGTACGCAATCGGTTTGGACACCAGCCGTAACGCGATCCGCACCTTCCTGCTCAGCCGAGCCAACGATGCAAAGCTGAACGGGAATGCATTCAGTGTTCCGGAAAGCTTTTCAGCAGAAGACTACTTGGGAAGCAGCTTTGGAATATACTCCCCGGAAGGAAAGCACCGGGTTAAAATAAAGTTTTTGAATCCCATTTCTGAATATATCTCCGAAAACATCTGGCACCCGTCCCAAACCGTGGAATACCACCAAGACGGATCGATTACCGTGAGTTTCAACCTCGGTAGCCTCGTCGAAGTTTCCTCCTGGATATTGAGCTGGGGAGAGAACGCGATCGCTCTGTCGCCCAAAGCCCTACGCAGTCAACTCAGGGACACCGTCTCCAAAATAGCGTCCCACTACAGAGAATGA
- a CDS encoding GNAT family N-acetyltransferase: MITIRKAERADIPSLAYLLGLLFEQEKEFSADFVRQKIGLEMIVSDPAVGELLVAERPDKGVVGMVSLLYTVSTAIGGRVALLEDMVVRPDERGRGCGSSLVEAAMNLARERHCKRITLLTDFDDLAAEKFYQKHGFKLSPMVPLRQLLD, from the coding sequence ATGATAACGATACGGAAAGCTGAACGAGCTGACATCCCATCCCTCGCCTATTTGCTAGGGCTTCTTTTTGAGCAGGAGAAAGAGTTCTCCGCGGACTTCGTGCGACAGAAGATCGGACTGGAGATGATTGTATCCGACCCGGCGGTAGGAGAATTGCTGGTGGCGGAGCGGCCAGACAAGGGAGTGGTGGGTATGGTTAGCTTGCTCTATACGGTGAGCACCGCAATCGGCGGAAGGGTAGCATTGCTGGAAGATATGGTGGTTCGGCCTGACGAAAGAGGACGCGGTTGCGGGTCCTCGCTCGTTGAAGCTGCTATGAACCTCGCTCGGGAACGTCATTGTAAGCGAATCACCCTGCTAACGGATTTCGACGATCTGGCAGCGGAGAAATTCTATCAAAAACATGGGTTCAAGCTATCTCCCATGGTGCCGCTCCGGCAGTTGCTAGACTGA
- a CDS encoding cell wall hydrolase — translation MKPTFLLTVLSLCLFPVFLRAEALPDAWERQVLAACLILEAADQGEAGMQAVAAVIRNRSGGDASKFIAVVKKPYAFSALNASTVKGKDKQSFAPLVSRASKDINWSKALSIVDALYSGELSDNTFGADHYSRKDELPSWSHGMRATTVIGDHLFFKSP, via the coding sequence ATGAAACCGACTTTTCTCTTAACAGTGCTGTCTCTCTGCCTCTTTCCCGTTTTTCTGCGGGCGGAGGCCCTGCCGGATGCTTGGGAACGCCAGGTCCTGGCTGCGTGCCTGATCTTGGAGGCGGCGGACCAGGGGGAAGCGGGGATGCAGGCGGTCGCGGCGGTGATACGCAACCGGAGTGGCGGTGATGCCTCGAAATTTATCGCGGTGGTGAAGAAGCCGTATGCGTTCAGCGCTCTCAATGCGTCCACGGTAAAGGGCAAGGATAAGCAAAGCTTTGCTCCGCTAGTCTCGCGGGCCTCCAAGGACATTAACTGGTCGAAGGCGCTCTCAATCGTGGACGCGCTCTACTCGGGAGAATTGAGCGATAACACTTTCGGGGCGGACCACTACTCCCGCAAGGACGAGCTTCCCAGTTGGAGCCACGGAATGCGCGCTACGACGGTGATCGGGGACCATCTCTTTTTCAAATCTCCCTAG
- a CDS encoding aldo/keto reductase yields MPAIGLGTFGSDHVSNETVAEAVKSAIDIGYRHIDCASVYGNEAEIGAALRDVMDSGKVDRKELWITSKLWNDKHVEEDVVASCKQTLADLQLDYLDLYLVHWPFPNFHAKGCDVSSRSPDARPYIHENFMRTWRQMEKLVELGLARSIGTSNMTQAKLELVLRDAAIKPAVNEMELHPHFQQPELFDYVVSQGIQPVGFCPIGSPARPERDKTSEDTVDTEDPVLCEIAEKHGIHPATLCVKWAEQRGQIPIPFSTNPRNMRANLESLTTPKLSDSEMEALSKIDKNCRLIKGQVFLWKDGQTWEDLWDLDGKIAQ; encoded by the coding sequence ATGCCCGCCATCGGGCTTGGAACCTTCGGTTCCGACCACGTAAGCAACGAAACCGTCGCGGAAGCTGTGAAATCAGCCATCGACATCGGTTACCGGCACATCGACTGCGCTTCGGTCTATGGAAACGAAGCAGAGATCGGAGCCGCCCTGCGCGACGTCATGGATTCGGGAAAGGTGGACCGCAAGGAACTCTGGATCACCTCCAAACTCTGGAACGACAAACACGTAGAAGAGGACGTGGTCGCTTCCTGCAAGCAAACCCTCGCTGACCTGCAACTCGACTACCTCGACCTATACCTCGTGCATTGGCCCTTCCCCAATTTCCACGCCAAGGGATGCGACGTTAGCTCGCGCTCGCCGGACGCACGGCCCTACATCCACGAAAACTTCATGAGGACGTGGCGCCAGATGGAGAAGCTCGTGGAGCTCGGCCTCGCCCGCAGCATCGGCACTTCCAACATGACGCAGGCCAAACTCGAGCTGGTGCTGCGGGATGCCGCAATCAAACCAGCCGTCAACGAGATGGAATTGCATCCCCACTTCCAGCAACCGGAACTGTTCGATTATGTAGTCTCCCAGGGCATACAGCCAGTCGGCTTCTGCCCAATCGGATCCCCCGCAAGACCCGAGCGCGACAAGACCAGCGAGGACACCGTCGACACCGAAGACCCCGTTCTCTGCGAAATCGCCGAAAAGCATGGGATTCATCCCGCAACCCTCTGTGTGAAATGGGCGGAGCAACGCGGTCAGATTCCGATCCCCTTCTCCACCAATCCCCGCAACATGCGGGCGAACCTCGAGTCACTCACCACTCCGAAGCTGAGCGACTCAGAAATGGAAGCCTTGTCTAAAATCGACAAGAACTGCCGCCTTATCAAAGGGCAGGTCTTTCTCTGGAAAGATGGCCAAACCTGGGAGGACCTCTGGGACCTTGACGGCAAAATCGCTCAATAA
- a CDS encoding zinc-dependent alcohol dehydrogenase family protein — protein MCSSNTCTHTAMTGAVLPGDSSTQLKEFAIPEPGHGEVLIRVKASTICGSDIRCIYHEHLGKGPEGYQGVIAGHEPSGQIEKVGPGCRQFKNGDRVVVYHISGCGVCNDCRRGYMISCTNEKYRRAYGWQRDGGMAPYMIAEEKDLLALPDELSYVDGAQVACGFGTVYEGLEKIGISGNDAVLVTGLGPVGLAAAVLSRALGAKLIIGTDAIDERLQIAKDLGLCDHVLKAGPDNVEEIRALTGGHGVERAVDCSAHHAARKTAVQATRKWGKIVLIGEGGTMDLNPSPDLIHDQKTIYGSWVTSTWRMEELLERLVRWGVKPSELVTHRFALENVSDAYSLMASGKCGKVAVCFDEELDV, from the coding sequence ATGTGCTCTTCTAACACCTGCACTCACACCGCCATGACAGGAGCCGTTCTCCCGGGAGACAGCTCCACCCAACTTAAAGAATTCGCCATTCCCGAACCCGGCCACGGGGAAGTGCTTATTCGCGTCAAAGCTTCTACCATCTGCGGCTCCGACATCCGCTGCATCTACCACGAGCACCTCGGCAAGGGGCCCGAAGGCTACCAAGGCGTCATAGCCGGACACGAACCAAGCGGCCAAATCGAGAAGGTCGGCCCCGGTTGCCGCCAGTTCAAGAACGGCGATCGCGTAGTCGTGTATCATATTTCTGGATGCGGCGTCTGCAACGACTGCCGCCGCGGCTACATGATCTCCTGCACAAACGAAAAGTACCGCCGAGCTTACGGATGGCAGCGCGACGGCGGAATGGCGCCATACATGATCGCCGAGGAAAAGGATCTGCTCGCCCTCCCCGACGAATTGAGCTACGTCGACGGAGCCCAAGTCGCCTGCGGCTTCGGCACGGTCTACGAAGGGCTCGAAAAGATCGGCATCAGCGGCAACGACGCCGTGCTCGTCACGGGCCTTGGCCCTGTCGGACTGGCGGCCGCCGTTCTCTCCCGCGCCCTTGGAGCCAAGCTTATCATCGGAACCGACGCCATCGACGAGCGCCTGCAGATCGCCAAGGATCTCGGCCTATGCGACCATGTCCTCAAGGCAGGTCCTGACAACGTCGAAGAAATCAGAGCCCTCACCGGCGGACACGGCGTGGAACGTGCCGTCGATTGCTCCGCCCACCACGCCGCCCGCAAGACCGCGGTGCAAGCGACTCGCAAATGGGGCAAGATCGTCCTCATCGGCGAAGGCGGCACCATGGATCTCAATCCCTCGCCAGACCTCATCCACGACCAAAAGACAATCTACGGCTCCTGGGTGACCTCTACCTGGCGCATGGAAGAGCTCCTCGAGCGTCTCGTGCGCTGGGGCGTCAAGCCGTCGGAGCTCGTCACGCACCGCTTCGCCCTCGAAAACGTCAGCGACGCCTACTCGCTGATGGCCTCAGGCAAGTGCGGCAAAGTCGCGGTCTGCTTCGACGAAGAACTAGACGTGTAG